A single window of Intrasporangium calvum DSM 43043 DNA harbors:
- a CDS encoding amino-acid N-acetyltransferase, translated as MMPSSPDLVIRRARTSDIRGIRALVAPLAERRVLVSKEAVTYYEAVQEFRVAELDGVLVGCGALHVMWEDLAEIRTLAVADSMLGTGLGAGLLEVLTDDARELGVRRLFCLTFEVPFFTRHGFAPIEGQAVSAEVYAELLRSYDEGVAEFLDLERVKPNTLGNTRMLRTLE; from the coding sequence ATGATGCCCTCTTCCCCGGATCTCGTGATCCGCCGGGCGCGGACCTCCGACATCCGCGGCATCCGTGCGCTGGTCGCCCCCCTCGCCGAGCGTCGCGTCCTCGTCAGCAAGGAGGCGGTGACCTACTACGAGGCGGTGCAGGAGTTCCGGGTGGCCGAGCTTGATGGCGTGCTCGTCGGATGCGGCGCCCTCCACGTCATGTGGGAGGACCTCGCCGAGATCCGCACGCTCGCCGTCGCGGACAGCATGCTGGGCACCGGGTTGGGTGCCGGCCTCCTCGAGGTGCTCACGGACGACGCTCGTGAGCTGGGCGTGCGGCGCCTCTTCTGCCTCACCTTCGAGGTGCCGTTCTTCACCCGACACGGCTTCGCCCCGATCGAGGGGCAGGCCGTGTCCGCGGAGGTCTACGCCGAGCTGCTGCGCTCCTACGACGAGGGAGTGGCCGAGTTCCTCGACCTCGAGCGGGTCAAGCCGAACACCCTGGGCAACACCCGGATGCTGCGAACGCTCGAATAG
- a CDS encoding LCP family protein yields MILGRARPRPLAVNAAAASLAVAVALAACTGGDPAARQPSTAGAPPSSGAAPRVPSAPTPAPAVAGAPAALTALVERLYSGAELGRSATAATRKALEGRRPGGAAIPTGAEAKVGSWFGTPVAVVTAGEDVTLAVGPAWRLVGGWWPSLGVAAAVTGGGPRWVLAVGSDARRGQPLERSRADTLQVIGVDGKGGGGVMGIARDLWVPLSTGGKGKINSAMPVGGPEGQLATVRAATGLPIEGYAVIGFAGFIQLVDDQGGLKIVVPQTVDASHAHLVIQKGAQTLSGKEALAYARERKTLPDGDLGRSRHQGEVLLAAAVQAKLAGPGAIPAALTSFSKVGASDLSAEEMLTFAAALHRVNPTKVGRDVAGGPFGWAGSQSIVVLGDQARRLFASFDDGNLS; encoded by the coding sequence GTGATCCTCGGACGTGCCCGCCCCCGGCCGCTCGCCGTCAACGCCGCGGCGGCTTCGCTCGCCGTCGCAGTTGCCCTCGCCGCCTGTACGGGTGGCGACCCCGCGGCTCGGCAGCCCTCGACAGCGGGCGCCCCTCCATCGTCCGGCGCGGCACCCAGGGTCCCGTCGGCGCCGACTCCGGCGCCTGCCGTCGCGGGTGCTCCAGCTGCGCTGACCGCCCTCGTCGAGCGCCTCTACTCCGGCGCGGAGCTGGGCAGGTCCGCCACCGCCGCGACGAGGAAGGCACTCGAGGGGCGCCGACCCGGTGGCGCAGCGATCCCCACCGGCGCCGAGGCGAAGGTCGGCTCCTGGTTCGGGACACCGGTCGCCGTCGTCACGGCGGGCGAGGACGTCACCCTGGCGGTGGGTCCGGCCTGGCGGCTCGTCGGCGGGTGGTGGCCCTCGCTCGGCGTCGCTGCCGCGGTCACGGGGGGCGGCCCGAGGTGGGTGCTGGCCGTCGGGTCGGACGCCCGCCGCGGTCAGCCGCTCGAGCGGTCGCGAGCCGACACCCTGCAGGTCATCGGAGTGGACGGCAAGGGCGGCGGTGGCGTCATGGGCATCGCCCGGGACCTGTGGGTGCCGCTGAGCACCGGCGGGAAGGGCAAGATCAACTCGGCCATGCCCGTCGGCGGACCCGAGGGACAGCTGGCGACGGTCCGCGCCGCGACCGGACTGCCCATCGAGGGCTACGCCGTCATCGGTTTCGCCGGGTTCATCCAGCTCGTCGACGACCAGGGCGGCCTCAAGATCGTCGTCCCCCAGACGGTGGACGCGTCACACGCTCACCTGGTGATCCAGAAGGGTGCCCAGACCCTCAGCGGCAAGGAGGCCCTCGCCTATGCTCGCGAGCGCAAGACACTCCCGGACGGCGACCTCGGCCGGTCGCGGCACCAGGGAGAGGTGCTCCTCGCCGCCGCCGTGCAGGCCAAGCTCGCCGGCCCGGGCGCGATCCCGGCTGCCCTGACCAGCTTCTCCAAGGTCGGCGCCAGCGACCTGTCGGCCGAGGAGATGCTGACCTTCGCGGCCGCGCTCCACCGGGTCAACCCGACGAAGGTCGGCCGCGACGTCGCGGGCGGCCCGTTCGGCTGGGCCGGCTCGCAGTCCATCGTCGTGCTCGGCGACCAGGCCCGGCGGCTCTTCGCGTCCTTCGACGACGGCAACCTCTCATGA
- a CDS encoding ATP-dependent Clp protease ATP-binding subunit gives MFERFTDRARRVVVLAQEEARLLNHNYIGTEHILLGLIHEGEGVAAKALESLDISLEAVRAQVQEIIGQGQQAPTGHIPFTPRAKKVLEYSLREALQLGHSYIGTEHILLGLIREGEGVAAQVLVKLGAELNKVRQQVIQLLSGYQGQGGQGEKTGAGVGQATGEGTPAGSLVLDQFGRNLTQAAREGKLDPVIGREKEIERVMQVLSRRTKNNPVLIGEPGVGKTAVVEGLAQDIVKGEVPETLKDKQLYTLDLGSLVAGSRYRGDFEERLKKVLKEIRTRGDIIIFIDEIHTLVGAGAAEGAIDAASILKPMLARGELQTIGATTLDEYRKHIEKDSALERRFQPIQVQEPTLPHTIEILKGLRDRYEAHHRVTITDGALVAAANMADRYVNDRFLPDKAIDLIDEAGARLRIRRMTAPPDLREFDEKIAHLVREKESAIDGQDFERAARVRDEEKKLRAEKAEREAQWKSGDMDVVAEVDEELIAEVLAASTGIPVFKLTEEESSRLLHMEDELHKRIVGMNDAVKALSQAIRRTRAGLKDPRRPGGSFIFAGPTGVGKTELAKTLAEFLFGSEDALIQLDMSEFSEKHTVSRLFGSPPGYVGYEEGGQLTEKVRRKPFSVVLFDEVEKAHPEIFNSLLQVLEDGRLTDSQGRMVDFKNTVIIMTTNLGTRDISKASMGFSAGPDTRSDYERMKAKVIDELKQHFRPEFLNRVDDTIVFPHLSRDEIIQIVDLEIAKLDKRLKDKDMGIDLTQAAKDLLAKKGYDHVLGARPLRRTIQREIEDALSEKILYAEFTSGQYIKVDTEGEGKDEKFTFSDMAHPGHRPADDLPELPEGPALDEALGAEFVAVPDPTRDVTGSAGPSAASGTETA, from the coding sequence ATGTTTGAACGGTTCACCGATCGGGCCCGACGGGTGGTGGTCCTGGCGCAGGAGGAAGCGCGCCTGCTCAACCACAACTACATCGGCACCGAGCACATCCTCCTGGGTCTGATCCACGAAGGCGAAGGCGTGGCCGCCAAGGCTCTCGAGAGCCTCGACATCTCGCTCGAAGCGGTCCGCGCCCAGGTCCAGGAGATCATCGGCCAGGGGCAGCAGGCCCCGACTGGCCACATCCCCTTCACGCCGCGCGCGAAGAAGGTCCTCGAGTACTCGCTCCGCGAGGCGCTCCAGCTCGGCCACAGCTACATCGGCACCGAGCACATCCTCCTCGGCCTGATCCGCGAGGGCGAGGGCGTCGCCGCCCAGGTCCTCGTCAAGCTCGGCGCGGAGCTGAACAAGGTGCGCCAGCAGGTCATCCAGCTGCTCTCCGGCTACCAGGGCCAGGGCGGCCAAGGGGAGAAGACCGGCGCTGGTGTGGGCCAGGCGACCGGCGAGGGGACCCCGGCGGGCTCCCTCGTCCTCGACCAGTTCGGCCGCAACCTGACGCAGGCCGCCCGTGAGGGCAAGCTCGACCCGGTCATCGGGCGCGAGAAGGAGATCGAGCGGGTCATGCAGGTGCTGTCCCGCCGCACGAAGAACAACCCCGTCCTCATCGGCGAGCCCGGCGTCGGCAAGACCGCCGTTGTCGAGGGTCTCGCCCAGGACATCGTCAAGGGCGAGGTGCCCGAGACCCTCAAGGACAAGCAGCTCTACACCCTCGACCTCGGGTCGCTCGTGGCGGGCAGCCGCTACCGCGGTGACTTCGAGGAGCGCCTCAAGAAGGTCCTCAAGGAGATCCGCACCCGCGGCGACATCATCATCTTCATCGACGAGATCCACACCCTCGTCGGTGCGGGTGCCGCCGAGGGTGCCATCGACGCCGCGAGCATCCTCAAGCCGATGCTGGCCCGTGGTGAGCTGCAGACCATCGGCGCGACCACCCTCGACGAGTACCGCAAGCACATCGAGAAGGACTCGGCCCTCGAGCGCCGCTTCCAGCCGATCCAGGTTCAGGAGCCGACGCTCCCGCACACGATCGAGATCCTCAAGGGCCTGCGGGACCGGTACGAGGCGCACCACCGTGTGACGATCACCGACGGCGCGCTCGTCGCAGCCGCCAACATGGCGGACCGCTACGTCAACGACCGCTTCCTGCCCGACAAGGCGATCGACCTCATCGACGAGGCGGGCGCGCGACTGCGGATCCGCCGCATGACGGCCCCGCCGGACCTGCGCGAGTTCGACGAGAAGATCGCGCACCTCGTCCGTGAGAAGGAGTCGGCCATAGACGGCCAGGACTTCGAACGGGCCGCCCGTGTGCGGGACGAGGAGAAGAAGCTGCGCGCCGAGAAGGCCGAGCGCGAGGCCCAGTGGAAGTCGGGCGACATGGACGTCGTGGCCGAGGTCGATGAGGAGCTCATCGCCGAGGTCCTGGCCGCCAGCACCGGCATCCCGGTCTTCAAGCTGACCGAGGAGGAGTCGAGCCGCCTGCTCCACATGGAGGACGAGCTGCACAAGCGGATCGTCGGCATGAACGACGCCGTCAAGGCGCTGTCCCAGGCCATCCGGCGCACCAGGGCCGGCCTCAAGGACCCCCGCCGCCCCGGAGGTTCGTTCATCTTCGCCGGGCCGACCGGTGTCGGTAAGACCGAGCTGGCCAAGACGCTCGCCGAGTTCCTCTTCGGCAGCGAGGACGCCTTGATCCAGCTGGACATGTCGGAGTTCTCCGAGAAGCACACGGTCAGCCGACTCTTCGGGTCCCCTCCCGGCTACGTCGGCTACGAGGAGGGCGGCCAGCTGACCGAGAAGGTCCGCCGCAAGCCGTTCTCGGTCGTGCTCTTCGACGAGGTCGAGAAGGCCCACCCGGAGATCTTCAACTCACTCCTCCAGGTCCTCGAGGACGGCCGACTCACCGACTCCCAGGGCCGGATGGTCGACTTCAAGAACACCGTCATCATCATGACGACCAACCTCGGCACCAGGGACATCTCGAAGGCCTCCATGGGCTTCAGCGCCGGACCTGACACCCGCTCGGACTACGAGCGGATGAAGGCGAAGGTCATCGACGAGCTGAAGCAGCACTTCCGGCCGGAGTTCCTCAACCGGGTCGACGACACCATCGTCTTCCCGCACCTGTCCAGGGACGAGATCATCCAGATCGTCGACCTCGAGATCGCCAAGCTCGACAAGCGACTCAAGGACAAGGACATGGGGATCGACCTCACGCAGGCGGCGAAGGACCTGCTCGCCAAGAAGGGTTACGACCACGTGCTCGGTGCGCGACCGCTGCGTCGCACCATCCAGCGCGAGATCGAGGACGCCCTCTCGGAGAAGATCCTCTACGCGGAGTTCACGTCGGGGCAGTACATCAAGGTCGACACCGAGGGCGAGGGCAAGGACGAGAAGTTCACCTTCTCCGACATGGCCCACCCCGGGCACCGTCCGGCCGACGACCTGCCGGAGCTGCCCGAGGGACCGGCGCTGGACGAGGCACTGGGGGCCGAGTTCGTGGCCGTCCCCGACCCCACTCGGGACGTCACCGGCAGCGCGGGACCGTCCGCGGCGTCCGGCACTGAGACGGCCTGA
- a CDS encoding nucleoside deaminase yields MSLDARDLAFLRRAVGLARLALARGDEPFGSVLVSSEGDVLFEDHNRVVAIDGTQHPEFAIARWAGSHLSPSERAVATVYTSGEHCPMCSAAHGWVGLGRIAYAASSAQLGAWRAAWGLPDGPVRALPIREVVPGAVVDGPAPELEDEVRALHEAFARRR; encoded by the coding sequence GTGAGCCTCGACGCGCGGGACCTGGCGTTCCTGCGGCGAGCGGTGGGTCTGGCTCGGCTCGCGCTCGCGCGTGGGGACGAGCCGTTCGGGTCGGTGCTCGTCTCGAGCGAGGGGGACGTGCTCTTCGAGGACCACAACCGCGTGGTTGCCATCGATGGGACCCAGCACCCGGAGTTCGCCATCGCTCGCTGGGCCGGGTCGCACCTGTCGCCTTCCGAACGCGCTGTCGCCACCGTCTACACCTCCGGCGAACACTGCCCGATGTGCTCGGCCGCCCACGGCTGGGTCGGTCTGGGGCGGATCGCCTATGCCGCCAGCTCGGCCCAGCTCGGTGCCTGGCGTGCAGCTTGGGGCCTGCCGGACGGGCCGGTTCGGGCCCTGCCCATCCGCGAAGTGGTGCCCGGTGCAGTCGTGGACGGGCCCGCGCCTGAGCTCGAGGACGAGGTGCGGGCGCTGCACGAAGCCTTCGCCCGTCGCCGCTGA
- a CDS encoding SAM-dependent methyltransferase: MPALDHLVKDAYPRSTKYDATWLVDLDMGPHPLWLLEDLAGDLDLRPGMRVLDLGSGLGATSVFLAKEYGVRVIAADLWVDPTEAGEVFRKEGVDDRVLAMRVDAGQLPFGARSFDAIISIDAWEYFGTGDHYPPYLARFLKPGGQLGVATPALTTEVRELGEIPEHIDKVVGAETAAWHTAEWLRSQWEFSRAFASVTAREQVDACANWLLWERAVMELKGRMSSPVQQMLEADGGAFVTFAIVTGRVA, translated from the coding sequence ATGCCAGCCCTGGACCACCTCGTCAAGGACGCCTACCCGCGCTCGACGAAGTACGACGCCACCTGGCTCGTCGACCTCGACATGGGACCACACCCGCTCTGGCTGCTCGAGGACCTCGCCGGCGACCTCGACCTAAGGCCCGGGATGCGCGTCCTCGACCTCGGGTCCGGTCTCGGGGCAACCTCCGTCTTCCTCGCCAAGGAGTACGGCGTGCGCGTCATCGCGGCCGACCTGTGGGTCGACCCCACTGAGGCCGGTGAGGTGTTCCGCAAGGAAGGGGTCGACGACCGCGTGCTCGCCATGCGCGTCGACGCCGGCCAGCTGCCCTTCGGCGCCCGGTCGTTCGACGCGATCATCAGCATCGACGCCTGGGAGTACTTCGGGACCGGGGACCACTACCCGCCCTATCTGGCCCGATTCCTCAAGCCCGGCGGGCAGCTCGGTGTCGCCACACCGGCACTGACGACCGAGGTGCGCGAGCTCGGCGAGATCCCCGAGCACATCGACAAGGTCGTCGGCGCCGAGACCGCCGCGTGGCACACGGCCGAGTGGCTTCGCAGCCAGTGGGAGTTCTCCCGGGCCTTCGCCTCGGTCACCGCGCGCGAGCAGGTCGACGCCTGCGCCAACTGGCTCCTGTGGGAGCGGGCCGTGATGGAGCTCAAGGGCCGGATGAGCTCACCCGTGCAACAGATGCTCGAGGCCGACGGCGGCGCCTTCGTGACGTTCGCGATCGTCACCGGGCGAGTTGCGTGA
- a CDS encoding maleylpyruvate isomerase N-terminal domain-containing protein: MDVRLPLDDLGAGLGEAATVLRANAMAAGLDAPVPTCPGWSVSRLVAHVGMAHRWAASHVNGSPADDPEGMERAALSEPDLLGWFDDGATALLQAIVDAPDDLTAFVFLKNAPPAKVFWTRRQCHETTIHAVDALAARLGRPPRRSETWIRPPLALDGIDELLAGFVPRRSQGIHPPDETVVLVRPDDSPIAWLLAMGPDHPVDVTVVDGASPAAYGPVDRALTGHPVDLYLQLWNRSADLDPWWHDLVTITWK, translated from the coding sequence ATGGACGTACGGCTTCCCCTTGACGACCTCGGCGCCGGCCTCGGCGAGGCTGCGACGGTCCTGCGAGCGAACGCCATGGCAGCGGGGCTCGACGCCCCGGTGCCCACGTGCCCGGGCTGGAGCGTCTCGCGGCTCGTCGCCCACGTGGGCATGGCCCACCGGTGGGCTGCCAGCCATGTCAACGGCTCCCCCGCCGACGACCCCGAGGGCATGGAGCGGGCGGCGCTCTCGGAGCCGGACCTGCTCGGCTGGTTCGACGACGGGGCCACCGCCCTGCTGCAGGCCATCGTGGACGCGCCCGACGACCTCACTGCCTTCGTCTTCCTCAAGAACGCGCCGCCCGCGAAGGTGTTCTGGACTCGCCGGCAGTGCCACGAGACCACCATCCACGCCGTCGACGCCCTCGCGGCCCGCCTCGGCCGCCCACCACGCCGGTCCGAGACCTGGATCCGCCCACCCCTCGCGCTCGACGGCATCGACGAGCTGCTCGCCGGCTTCGTCCCACGTCGGAGCCAGGGCATCCACCCGCCGGACGAGACGGTCGTCCTCGTGCGGCCCGACGACTCCCCGATCGCCTGGCTGCTCGCCATGGGACCCGACCACCCCGTCGACGTGACCGTCGTGGACGGAGCGAGCCCAGCGGCATACGGCCCCGTCGACCGCGCCCTGACCGGGCACCCCGTCGACCTCTACCTCCAGCTGTGGAACCGGAGCGCCGACCTGGACCCGTGGTGGCACGACCTGGTCACCATCACCTGGAAGTGA
- a CDS encoding proline dehydrogenase family protein, with the protein MDASDLLRNSLLQLSKQEAVRDVIQKAPVSRSVVKRFVPGAAHADAVRAAAEMAATGRMATIDYLGEDTTDVARAKQTKDAYLQLLTALRDEGLTETGTAEVSLKLSALGQALPGDGNSIALEHAREICTLADLAGTTVTLDMEDHTTTDLTLEALRELRSDFPSVGAVLQSYLRRTEADCRDLATAGSRVRLCKGAYKEPESVAFQSGADVDKSYVRCLKILMQGEGYPMVATHDPRLVEIAGALAAQAGRAATSFEYQMLYGIRPDEQRRISDRGDRMRVYIPYGQEWYGYLMRRMAEKPANVMFFVRGLATRG; encoded by the coding sequence GTGGACGCCAGCGACCTGCTGCGCAACTCACTTCTTCAGCTGTCCAAGCAGGAGGCGGTTCGTGACGTCATCCAGAAGGCGCCGGTCTCCCGATCGGTGGTCAAACGTTTCGTCCCGGGTGCTGCACATGCCGATGCGGTGCGGGCGGCGGCCGAGATGGCGGCGACGGGCCGGATGGCCACCATCGACTACCTCGGCGAGGACACGACCGACGTCGCTCGGGCCAAGCAGACCAAGGACGCCTACCTCCAGCTGCTGACCGCCCTGCGTGACGAGGGCCTCACCGAGACCGGCACCGCGGAGGTGTCCCTCAAGCTGAGCGCCCTCGGTCAGGCTTTGCCCGGCGACGGAAACAGCATCGCGCTCGAGCATGCGCGCGAGATCTGCACCCTGGCGGACCTCGCCGGCACGACGGTGACGCTTGACATGGAGGACCACACGACGACGGACCTCACGCTCGAGGCCTTGCGCGAGCTCCGCTCGGACTTCCCGAGTGTCGGCGCGGTGCTCCAGTCCTACCTCCGTCGCACCGAGGCGGACTGCCGCGACCTGGCCACGGCCGGTTCCCGGGTGCGTCTCTGCAAGGGTGCCTACAAGGAGCCGGAGTCGGTCGCGTTCCAGTCCGGCGCCGACGTCGACAAGTCCTATGTCCGCTGTCTCAAGATCCTCATGCAGGGTGAGGGCTACCCGATGGTGGCCACCCACGACCCTCGGCTCGTCGAGATCGCCGGGGCGCTGGCGGCCCAGGCGGGGCGGGCGGCGACCTCGTTCGAGTACCAGATGCTCTACGGCATCCGGCCTGACGAGCAGCGCCGGATCTCGGACCGGGGCGACCGGATGCGGGTCTACATCCCGTACGGCCAGGAGTGGTACGGCTACCTCATGCGCCGGATGGCGGAGAAGCCGGCCAACGTCATGTTCTTCGTCCGCGGTCTGGCGACGAGAGGCTGA
- the proC gene encoding pyrroline-5-carboxylate reductase, translating to MGTTAIFGAGVMGETLLSGLLRSGRAAADLIITERNAERAAQLAEKYDVRVLPNTEAADLADTLVLVVKPQDMEGLLAEIRDHVRDGNTVVSLAAGITTEFLESHLPEGSSVVRVMPNTPALVDQGMAGVSPGRHCTEDHLLEAEALLSSCGKVVRLEEKHLDAVTAISGSGPAYIFYVVEAMIEAGVVLGLPRATATELVVQTLYGAATMLKETHEHPTVLREQVSSPGGTTVAALRQLDDHKVRAAFVNAMEAAAARSKQLASGHA from the coding sequence ATGGGAACCACTGCGATCTTCGGTGCCGGCGTGATGGGGGAGACGCTGCTCTCCGGACTGCTGCGGTCCGGCCGGGCGGCTGCCGACCTCATCATCACCGAGCGCAACGCCGAGCGCGCCGCCCAGCTGGCGGAGAAGTACGACGTCCGCGTGCTCCCGAACACCGAGGCCGCGGACCTCGCGGACACCCTGGTCCTCGTCGTCAAGCCGCAGGACATGGAGGGGCTCCTCGCCGAGATCCGGGACCACGTGCGTGACGGCAACACCGTGGTCTCGTTGGCGGCCGGCATCACGACGGAGTTCCTCGAGTCGCACCTGCCGGAGGGCTCCTCGGTGGTCCGGGTCATGCCGAACACCCCGGCCCTCGTCGACCAGGGCATGGCTGGGGTCTCACCGGGACGGCACTGCACCGAGGACCACCTCCTCGAGGCGGAGGCCCTGCTCTCGTCCTGCGGCAAGGTCGTGCGTCTCGAGGAGAAGCACCTCGACGCCGTCACGGCCATCTCCGGCAGCGGACCGGCGTACATCTTCTACGTCGTCGAGGCGATGATCGAGGCGGGCGTGGTGCTGGGCCTGCCCCGGGCGACGGCGACCGAGCTCGTCGTCCAGACGCTCTACGGCGCAGCCACGATGCTCAAGGAGACCCACGAGCACCCGACGGTGCTGCGCGAGCAGGTCAGCTCCCCCGGAGGCACCACGGTCGCCGCGCTGCGCCAGCTCGACGACCACAAGGTCCGGGCGGCGTTCGTCAACGCGATGGAGGCGGCCGCAGCCCGCTCGAAGCAGCTGGCCTCCGGTCACGCCTGA
- a CDS encoding GNAT family N-acetyltransferase → MTEPPRMHLHVVAPDDWESHRGVRLEMLQDAPDAFWFTYADEAVYEEADWRQRIEGAWLVQARDAEGVIGSAGLGSHWEPDRAAEATLFGLYVAPRARGRGVGAALVGAVLGEARRLGKSQVVLEVGSHNDSALALYERCGFVRTGVTHPHPRRDELHEIEMVRPL, encoded by the coding sequence ATGACTGAGCCGCCACGAATGCACCTGCACGTCGTCGCCCCGGACGACTGGGAGAGCCACCGTGGCGTCCGGCTCGAGATGCTCCAGGATGCACCCGACGCGTTCTGGTTCACCTACGCGGACGAAGCGGTCTACGAGGAAGCCGACTGGCGGCAGCGGATCGAGGGGGCCTGGCTCGTGCAGGCCCGTGATGCAGAGGGCGTCATCGGCAGCGCGGGGCTCGGGTCCCACTGGGAGCCGGACCGGGCGGCGGAGGCCACGCTCTTCGGTCTCTACGTCGCACCCCGCGCTCGCGGCCGGGGTGTCGGGGCGGCCTTGGTCGGTGCGGTGCTGGGTGAGGCGAGGCGCCTCGGCAAGAGCCAGGTCGTCCTCGAGGTCGGCAGTCACAACGACTCCGCCCTGGCGCTCTACGAGCGATGCGGCTTCGTGCGGACCGGTGTCACGCATCCCCATCCTCGTCGCGACGAGCTCCATGAGATCGAGATGGTGCGTCCTCTCTGA
- a CDS encoding GNAT family N-acetyltransferase: MSEITVRPLGEDEWQDYRAVRLEALRESPEAFAATVDEEEAFDEASWRERMKRSARLIAEQDGQAVGVVSVGTAATDDGADAGELFGLWVKPDLRGTDVATKLVTSGAVVARRRGESHLYYWVGTDNGRAVAFASGMGFRPTDERRPMGVASEDDGDEEIAMVLPLGHDPGVIGG; encoded by the coding sequence ATGAGCGAGATCACCGTGCGCCCGCTGGGCGAGGACGAGTGGCAGGACTACCGGGCAGTTCGGCTTGAGGCCCTGCGCGAATCTCCTGAGGCCTTCGCGGCGACCGTCGACGAGGAGGAGGCCTTCGACGAGGCGTCCTGGCGCGAGCGGATGAAGCGCTCGGCGCGGCTCATCGCGGAGCAGGACGGGCAGGCCGTCGGGGTCGTCAGTGTCGGAACGGCGGCGACGGACGACGGGGCCGACGCGGGCGAGCTCTTCGGGCTGTGGGTCAAGCCGGATCTGCGCGGCACCGATGTCGCGACCAAGCTCGTCACGAGCGGTGCTGTCGTGGCCCGCCGTCGCGGCGAGAGCCACCTCTACTACTGGGTCGGCACCGACAACGGTCGAGCGGTCGCGTTCGCGAGCGGGATGGGGTTCCGGCCGACCGATGAGCGACGGCCGATGGGGGTCGCCTCGGAGGATGACGGCGATGAGGAGATCGCGATGGTTCTGCCACTCGGGCACGACCCGGGCGTCATCGGGGGTTGA
- a CDS encoding potassium channel family protein, with protein MARNKLFEDDVLVIGLGRFGSAVAMELTKLGHRVIAVERNNALAESYVNKFAKVVHADMAQASAIDMIRAAEPKIAVVGIGSSVESSVLASANLVDAGVPSIWAKALSQEHKRILDRIGVHHVISPESDAGRRVAHLVNGRLLDYIEFDDGFAIVKIKPPSETIGFTLEQSQIRRKYGVTVVGVKAPGEDFTYAVPQTKVSAHHMLIVSGPTELIERFAARP; from the coding sequence ATGGCGCGGAACAAGCTGTTCGAGGACGACGTGCTCGTCATCGGCCTCGGACGTTTCGGCTCCGCCGTCGCCATGGAGCTGACGAAGCTCGGCCACCGGGTCATCGCCGTCGAGCGGAACAACGCGCTGGCTGAGTCCTACGTCAACAAGTTCGCCAAGGTCGTGCACGCCGACATGGCCCAGGCCTCGGCCATCGACATGATCCGCGCCGCCGAACCGAAGATCGCCGTCGTGGGCATCGGCTCGTCGGTCGAGTCGTCCGTCCTCGCCTCCGCCAACCTCGTCGACGCGGGGGTGCCGTCCATCTGGGCCAAGGCCCTCTCGCAGGAGCACAAGCGGATCCTCGACCGGATCGGGGTGCACCACGTCATCTCCCCGGAGTCGGACGCGGGCCGCAGGGTGGCCCACCTCGTCAACGGGCGACTGCTCGACTACATCGAGTTCGACGACGGCTTCGCGATCGTCAAGATCAAGCCGCCGTCGGAGACCATCGGTTTCACACTCGAGCAGAGCCAGATCCGCCGCAAGTACGGCGTGACCGTGGTGGGGGTCAAGGCTCCCGGCGAGGACTTCACCTACGCCGTCCCACAGACGAAGGTCTCCGCGCACCACATGCTCATCGTCAGCGGCCCGACCGAGCTGATCGAGCGGTTCGCCGCCCGGCCCTGA